The following are encoded together in the Arcobacter aquimarinus genome:
- a CDS encoding autotransporter domain-containing protein: MNSFRVIDTRFRILKGGKIGLSLSISLIGSALVFGSVNSYAVDYFTDVQSTVSDSTTTPLGGTNPITVEKAVNGGSVNTTRIENDTNPVVFKPTSWANSSYTDPTFAAAETTPTVYPARYYLGKEDFVPLELNLTFASGASSGSISKNSTTFYSANITPPGYIADNPGIPTQTLTTVVSNNYKANLIFEGSNTVSGSTNIEDGNIKIDGSIDFNGTVTAGSIEVDTTDTATFGSNVSLSSGAGNLNFSQDGSIILNSNFSGNITNTNSGDGNITTVGINNINGNIGNSSNFLNSLSVGDLTTISTTTVNGDVFANSTVLNNTITNSSTLILSNDKNITSTITTSHDNKGILTLSGGTQTVTGQIGTDTLKLAEINAGANGSDSTFNSDVFATNLDVEGTGRVNLNGDYKGTSIRYNADGTVVLADGSDVNSSIINNSGVDSTGTLTLNGSSTVSGNVGADGASLKEINAGATGSNSTFNSDVFATNLDVEGTGRVNLNGDYKGTSIRYNADGTVVLADGSDVNSAITTGTTNTGTLTLNGSSTVSGNVGADGASLKEINAGATGSNSTFNSDVFATTTNVGAGEIKFEGNLTGNIDAITSNQGTITFVGDNSGKAQLVTGNIGIFGDSINVLNIGESGSLINYSTTTVNGDVFANSTVLNNTITNSSTLILSNDKNITSTITTSHDNKGILTLSGGTQTVTGQIGTDTLKLAEINAGANGSDSTFSSDVFATNLDVEGTGRVNLNGDYKGTSIRYNADGTVVLADNKNIDSSIINNSSTTPTGTLTLEGSSIVSGTVGTDVNRLKEINAGANGSDSTFNSDVFATNLDVEGTGRVNLNGDYKGTSIRYNADGTVVLADGSDVNSSIINNSGVDSTGTLTLNGSSTVSGNVGADGASLKEINAGATGSNSTFNSDVFATNLDVEGTGRVNLNGDYKGTSIRYNADGTVVLADGSDVNSAITTGTTNTGTLTLNGSSTVSGNVGADGASLKEINAGATGSNSTFNSDVFATTTNVGAGEIKFEGNLTGNIDAITSNQGTITFVGDNSGKAQLVTGNIGIFGDSINVLNIGESGSLINYSTTTVNGDVFANSTVLNNTITNSSTLILSNDKNITSTITTSHDNKGILTLSGGTQTVTGQIGTDTLKLAEINAGANGSDSTFSSDVFATNLDVEGTGRVNLNGDYKGTSIRYNADGTVVLADNKNIDSSIINSSSTTPTGTLTLNGSSIVSGTVGTDANRLKEINAGATGSDSTFSSDVFATTTNITSGVVNFNTISGTTTTNIVFSGNGTANLNQGLTGNIYFAGNDANINVSDGKGILGSVETLANNTGILNFKGDGVINGIIGSADFAIKELNVNSENEQDKDGNGTVITQGLLAHREIFAEIINLRNNATLTLANNANITKTSTGLVISTDSANSGNVVFLGSSTVTGEVGTNSNNLESITAGANNHTVTFNDMVYASIINYSDDGKVVLNGDNSLNSNAEGFKGTVNFNSKSGTLEIGDDVNITTGATEIQFTNAKNATLAFNGTSIIKGSLGSENGTNDTFKTINAGALNETVKFEDNIYVMDSLNLSSNGKVQIVDENYVKRNSNSATTGAIITTSTDGFGDLEYLGTTILYDDIGTSSKKLNNVTFASTGDASNIYNQDIDKNVYALNTTIGNSSNKTTLNIKEDITFGGNLNLRKDSVLNVSDYNVTVANNLDIASNSTLNFKVYTTDISAGQAVENGNSGSITAQSLNMANDAKIHIDYDGTWEGAGKYNLIKASSITTDYYGTEKNGLVSDNSIIDSIVTKDGTNLTLFADRTSGGSFNPEDLYIEKSEIGKDYSNGASQSLAGYANEKNREGALADIIREMEYFDGGTNLSEAKKQEMIKMQRLLTPTANNSNIQSTITATNLSASTIKGRLSDIRVTQENNFTPNTYDYLGLSSGDYYTFDTSFWLKAMASKATQDRIKEYDGFDTSTYGFVGGMDKITNDGTIFGVALSYSTTKTKQDGLRTDDSDTTSVQATLYSSQEIGDAYVDGYLSYGKHKTDATRTANSGKLNSSVNSDQISAKVETGYKIPLNDGISLTPFASLEYSLLNQKGYTEKGSTYQNDALKVDSIKLNRGTAELGAKLVTNIEFDDTLIIPQFSASVYNSFGDNKPDVKAQFVGGGNKFVTPVPDMNDTMFNLGLGVETKISDSTSLIFDVDYDRSKDGKFEAYSGSVTFGVSF; this comes from the coding sequence ATGAATTCATTTAGAGTTATAGATACGAGATTTCGTATTTTAAAGGGTGGTAAAATAGGATTAAGTCTATCTATTTCTTTAATAGGTAGTGCCTTAGTTTTTGGAAGTGTAAATAGTTATGCTGTTGATTATTTTACTGATGTACAATCTACAGTTTCTGATTCTACAACAACTCCATTAGGAGGAACAAATCCTATTACAGTAGAAAAAGCTGTTAATGGTGGAAGTGTAAATACTACAAGAATTGAAAATGATACGAATCCTGTGGTTTTTAAACCCACTTCTTGGGCAAATAGTTCTTATACAGATCCAACATTTGCAGCAGCTGAAACTACTCCTACTGTTTATCCAGCTAGATATTATTTAGGAAAAGAAGATTTTGTCCCTTTAGAATTAAATTTAACTTTTGCTTCAGGAGCGAGTTCTGGAAGTATTTCAAAAAATAGTACAACTTTTTATAGTGCAAATATAACTCCTCCTGGTTATATTGCTGATAATCCTGGTATTCCAACACAAACTTTAACAACTGTAGTATCAAATAATTATAAAGCTAATTTAATTTTTGAGGGTTCAAATACTGTTTCAGGTTCAACAAATATAGAAGATGGAAACATAAAAATAGATGGAAGTATAGATTTCAATGGAACAGTTACAGCAGGTTCAATAGAAGTTGATACTACTGATACGGCAACTTTTGGAAGCAATGTTTCTTTATCTTCAGGAGCAGGAAATTTAAATTTTAGCCAAGATGGTAGTATTATTTTAAATTCAAATTTTTCTGGAAATATTACTAATACTAATTCAGGTGATGGAAATATTACAACTGTAGGAATAAATAATATAAATGGAAATATAGGGAATAGTTCAAACTTTTTAAATTCTTTAAGTGTAGGCGATTTAACTACAATTTCAACAACAACTGTAAATGGAGATGTGTTTGCAAATAGTACAGTATTGAATAATACAATAACAAATAGCTCAACATTGATACTTTCAAATGATAAAAATATAACTTCGACAATAACAACTTCACATGATAATAAGGGTATTTTAACTCTATCAGGTGGAACACAAACAGTAACGGGACAAATAGGTACAGATACTTTAAAATTAGCAGAAATAAACGCAGGAGCGAATGGTTCAGATTCAACATTTAATAGTGATGTGTTTGCAACAAATTTAGATGTAGAAGGAACAGGAAGAGTAAACCTAAATGGAGATTATAAAGGTACGTCAATAAGATATAACGCAGATGGAACAGTAGTATTAGCAGATGGAAGTGATGTAAATTCTTCAATAATAAATAACTCAGGAGTAGATAGTACAGGAACATTGACTTTAAATGGAAGCTCAACAGTAAGTGGAAATGTAGGAGCAGATGGAGCATCGTTAAAAGAGATAAACGCAGGAGCGACAGGTTCAAATTCAACATTTAATAGTGATGTGTTTGCAACAAATTTAGATGTAGAAGGAACAGGAAGAGTAAACCTAAATGGAGATTATAAAGGTACGTCAATAAGATATAACGCAGATGGAACAGTAGTATTAGCAGATGGAAGTGATGTAAACTCAGCAATAACAACTGGAACAACAAATACAGGAACATTGACTTTAAATGGAAGCTCAACAGTAAGTGGAAATGTAGGAGCAGATGGAGCATCGTTAAAAGAGATAAACGCAGGAGCGACAGGTTCAAATTCAACATTTAATAGTGATGTGTTTGCAACAACTACAAATGTAGGAGCAGGAGAGATTAAATTTGAAGGTAATTTAACTGGAAATATAGATGCAATAACTTCGAATCAAGGAACTATAACTTTTGTAGGTGATAATAGTGGAAAAGCGCAATTAGTTACAGGAAATATAGGAATTTTTGGTGATTCAATAAATGTTTTAAATATAGGAGAATCAGGAAGTTTAATAAACTATTCAACAACAACTGTAAATGGAGATGTGTTTGCAAATAGTACAGTATTGAATAATACAATAACAAATAGCTCAACATTGATACTTTCAAATGATAAAAATATAACTTCGACAATAACAACTTCACATGATAATAAGGGTATTTTAACTCTATCAGGTGGAACACAAACAGTAACGGGACAAATAGGTACAGATACTTTAAAATTAGCAGAAATAAACGCAGGAGCTAATGGTTCAGATTCAACATTTAGTAGTGATGTGTTTGCAACAAATTTAGATGTAGAAGGAACAGGAAGAGTAAACCTAAATGGAGATTATAAAGGTACGTCAATAAGATATAACGCAGATGGAACAGTAGTATTAGCAGATAATAAAAATATAGACTCTTCAATAATAAATAATAGTAGTACAACACCAACAGGAACATTGACATTAGAAGGAAGTTCAATAGTAAGTGGAACAGTAGGTACAGATGTAAATAGATTGAAAGAGATAAACGCAGGAGCGAATGGTTCAGATTCAACATTTAATAGTGATGTGTTTGCAACAAATTTAGATGTAGAAGGAACAGGAAGAGTAAACCTAAATGGAGATTATAAAGGTACGTCAATAAGATATAACGCAGATGGAACAGTAGTATTAGCAGATGGAAGTGATGTAAATTCTTCAATAATAAATAACTCAGGAGTAGATAGTACAGGAACATTGACTTTAAATGGAAGCTCAACAGTAAGTGGAAATGTAGGAGCAGATGGAGCATCGTTAAAAGAGATAAACGCAGGAGCGACAGGTTCAAATTCAACATTTAATAGTGATGTGTTTGCAACAAATTTAGATGTAGAAGGAACAGGAAGAGTAAACCTAAATGGAGATTATAAAGGTACGTCAATAAGATATAACGCAGATGGAACAGTAGTATTAGCAGATGGAAGTGATGTAAACTCAGCAATAACAACTGGAACAACAAATACAGGAACATTGACTTTAAATGGAAGCTCAACAGTAAGTGGAAATGTAGGAGCAGATGGAGCATCGTTAAAAGAGATAAACGCAGGAGCGACAGGTTCAAATTCAACATTTAATAGTGATGTGTTTGCAACAACTACAAATGTAGGAGCAGGAGAGATTAAATTTGAAGGTAATTTAACTGGAAATATAGATGCAATAACTTCGAATCAAGGAACTATAACTTTTGTAGGTGATAATAGTGGAAAAGCGCAATTAGTCACAGGAAATATAGGAATTTTTGGTGATTCAATAAATGTTTTAAATATAGGAGAATCAGGAAGTTTAATAAACTATTCAACAACAACTGTAAATGGAGATGTGTTTGCAAATAGTACAGTATTGAATAATACAATAACAAATAGCTCAACATTGATACTTTCAAATGATAAAAATATAACTTCGACAATAACAACTTCACATGATAATAAGGGTATTTTAACTCTATCAGGTGGAACACAAACAGTAACGGGACAAATAGGTACAGATACTTTAAAATTAGCAGAAATAAACGCAGGAGCTAATGGTTCAGATTCAACATTTAGTAGTGATGTGTTTGCAACAAATTTAGATGTAGAAGGAACAGGAAGAGTAAACCTAAATGGAGATTATAAAGGTACGTCAATAAGATATAACGCAGATGGAACAGTAGTATTAGCAGATAATAAAAATATAGACTCTTCAATAATAAATAGTAGTAGTACAACACCAACAGGAACATTGACTTTAAATGGAAGCTCAATAGTAAGTGGAACAGTAGGTACAGATGCAAATAGATTGAAAGAGATAAACGCAGGAGCGACAGGTTCAGATTCAACATTTAGTAGTGATGTGTTTGCAACAACTACAAATATCACTTCTGGAGTAGTTAATTTTAATACTATATCAGGGACAACAACTACAAATATAGTATTTAGTGGAAATGGAACGGCAAATTTAAATCAAGGCTTAACTGGAAATATTTATTTTGCAGGTAATGATGCAAATATAAATGTATCTGATGGAAAAGGGATATTAGGTTCAGTTGAAACTTTAGCAAATAATACAGGAATTTTAAATTTTAAAGGTGATGGTGTTATTAATGGAATCATTGGAAGTGCTGATTTTGCAATAAAAGAACTTAATGTAAATAGTGAAAATGAGCAAGATAAAGATGGAAATGGAACAGTTATAACTCAAGGATTATTAGCACATAGAGAAATTTTTGCTGAGATTATAAATCTTAGAAATAATGCAACTTTAACATTAGCAAATAATGCAAATATAACAAAAACATCAACGGGATTAGTTATTTCAACTGATAGTGCAAATAGTGGTAATGTAGTCTTTTTAGGAAGTTCAACAGTAACAGGAGAAGTTGGAACAAACAGTAATAACTTAGAAAGTATAACAGCTGGTGCAAATAATCACACAGTTACTTTTAATGATATGGTTTATGCTTCAATAATAAATTATTCTGATGATGGAAAAGTTGTTTTAAATGGAGATAATAGTTTAAATTCAAATGCTGAAGGTTTTAAAGGAACTGTAAATTTTAACTCTAAATCAGGAACACTTGAAATTGGAGATGATGTAAATATTACTACAGGAGCAACAGAAATTCAATTTACAAATGCCAAAAATGCAACCCTTGCATTTAATGGAACTTCAATTATAAAAGGAAGTTTAGGAAGTGAAAATGGGACAAATGATACTTTTAAAACTATAAATGCAGGTGCATTAAATGAAACAGTTAAATTTGAAGATAATATTTATGTAATGGATAGTTTAAATCTTTCTTCAAATGGTAAAGTACAAATTGTAGATGAAAATTATGTAAAAAGAAATTCAAATTCAGCTACAACAGGAGCTATTATTACTACATCAACAGATGGTTTTGGTGATTTAGAATATTTAGGAACGACTATTTTGTATGATGATATAGGAACTTCATCAAAAAAACTTAATAATGTTACTTTTGCTTCAACTGGAGATGCTTCAAATATTTATAATCAAGATATAGATAAAAATGTATATGCTTTGAATACAACTATTGGAAATAGTTCTAATAAAACAACATTAAATATTAAAGAAGATATAACATTTGGTGGAAATTTAAATCTTAGAAAAGATTCTGTTTTAAATGTTAGTGATTATAATGTCACTGTAGCTAATAATTTAGATATAGCATCAAATTCAACTTTAAACTTTAAAGTTTATACAACAGATATAAGTGCCGGTCAAGCTGTTGAAAATGGAAACTCAGGAAGTATAACAGCTCAAAGTTTAAATATGGCAAATGATGCAAAAATTCATATTGATTATGATGGAACTTGGGAAGGTGCTGGAAAATATAACTTGATTAAAGCTTCTTCTATAACTACAGATTATTATGGAACAGAAAAAAATGGTTTAGTTAGTGATAATAGTATTATAGATTCAATTGTTACAAAAGATGGAACAAATCTTACTTTATTTGCGGATAGAACAAGTGGAGGGTCATTTAATCCTGAAGATTTATATATAGAAAAATCTGAAATAGGAAAAGATTATTCAAATGGTGCTTCTCAATCACTTGCAGGATATGCAAATGAAAAAAACAGAGAAGGTGCTTTAGCTGATATTATTCGTGAAATGGAATATTTTGATGGTGGAACAAATTTAAGTGAAGCTAAAAAGCAAGAGATGATAAAAATGCAAAGATTATTAACTCCTACTGCTAATAATTCAAATATACAAAGTACAATAACAGCAACAAACTTATCAGCATCTACAATTAAAGGAAGATTATCAGATATAAGAGTTACTCAAGAAAATAACTTTACACCAAATACTTATGATTATTTAGGATTATCTTCAGGAGATTATTATACTTTTGATACTTCTTTTTGGCTAAAAGCAATGGCTTCAAAAGCTACACAAGATAGAATAAAAGAGTATGATGGTTTTGATACTTCAACTTATGGTTTTGTTGGTGGAATGGATAAAATTACAAATGATGGAACTATTTTTGGAGTAGCACTTTCATATTCTACTACAAAAACTAAACAAGATGGTTTAAGAACAGATGATTCAGATACTACAAGTGTTCAAGCTACGCTTTATTCATCTCAAGAGATAGGAGATGCTTATGTTGATGGATATTTATCTTATGGTAAGCATAAAACAGATGCTACAAGAACAGCAAATTCAGGAAAATTAAATTCAAGTGTAAATTCGGACCAAATTTCAGCAAAAGTTGAGACAGGCTATAAAATACCATTAAATGATGGGATTTCTTTAACTCCGTTTGCTTCTTTAGAGTATAGTTTATTAAATCAAAAAGGTTATACTGAAAAAGGTTCAACTTATCAAAATGATGCTTTAAAAGTTGATAGTATAAAACTAAACAGAGGAACTGCTGAATTAGGGGCAAAACTTGTAACAAATATAGAGTTTGATGATACATTAATAATTCCTCAATTCTCTGCAAGTGTTTACAACTCATTTGGAGATAATAAACCTGATGTTAAAGCCCAGTTTGTTGGTGGTGGAAATAAGTTTGTAACACCGGTTCCTGATATGAATGATACAATGTTTAATTTAGGTTTAGGAGTTGAAACTAAAATTTCAGACTCTACAAGTTTAATATTCGATGTAGATTATGACAGAAGTAAAGATGGAAAATTTGAAGCTTATTCAGGTAGCGTAACTTTTGGAGTTAGTTTTTAA
- a CDS encoding peptidylprolyl isomerase, which yields MYKVVCSGLISLFISMNLNANEISSYSLMKYKADFSKQNQQSKDALIKEYLKLKNLAQVLEASVMKDDVDLEVAKNMLIVDIWTNKFLQSYKPTTNELNELYKIEKPRTVAKYELRNILVSYENNADRIIGMLNEIKNKTEKKDSFIKYVRSVSNDVATKQNNGLTPLVDENKLSLQIKEALKGKKEGDIVKVNLKDVGTQILYIEKYIPEKKATFEEAKDALIDLAKRKAVAKEMELLLK from the coding sequence ATGTATAAAGTAGTTTGTAGTGGTTTAATAAGTCTATTTATTAGCATGAATTTAAATGCTAATGAGATTTCTTCATATTCATTAATGAAGTATAAAGCTGATTTTTCAAAGCAGAATCAACAATCAAAAGATGCATTAATAAAAGAGTATTTAAAACTGAAAAATCTAGCACAAGTTTTAGAAGCAAGTGTAATGAAAGATGATGTTGATTTAGAAGTTGCAAAAAATATGTTAATAGTTGATATTTGGACAAATAAATTTTTACAAAGTTATAAACCTACAACAAATGAATTAAATGAACTTTATAAAATAGAAAAACCAAGAACAGTAGCTAAATATGAATTAAGAAATATTTTGGTTTCTTATGAAAATAATGCGGATAGAATAATTGGTATGTTAAATGAAATAAAAAACAAAACAGAAAAAAAAGATAGTTTTATTAAATATGTAAGATCAGTTTCAAATGATGTTGCAACAAAACAAAATAATGGTTTAACTCCTTTAGTTGATGAAAATAAATTAAGTTTACAAATAAAAGAGGCATTAAAAGGTAAAAAAGAGGGTGATATTGTAAAAGTTAATCTTAAAGATGTGGGAACTCAAATTTTATATATTGAAAAATATATCCCTGAAAAAAAAGCTACTTTTGAAGAAGCAAAAGATGCTTTAATAGATCTTGCAAAAAGAAAAGCTGTTGCAAAAGAGATGGAGTTATTGTTAAAATAA